Within Actinosynnema pretiosum, the genomic segment GCCGCCCTGGCCATCGCCGGGATCGACGCCGCCCTGTACCCCGGCTCGTGGTCCCAGTGGTCCTCGGACCCCGACCGGCCGGTCGAGGTGGGGGCGTGAGCCTGGACGGGTTGACCGGCGGGCTCTCCTCCTGGTCGACCGACCCCGCCGAGCTGGCGCGCGCGTCCACCGACCGCTCGGGGAGCGCCCCGATCGGGACGCCCCGGCTGGTCGTGTTCGCCCAGTCCGTCGCGGAGGTCCAGCGGACCGTCGCGCACGCCGCCGCGCACGGCGTCCCGGTCGTGCCCAGGGGCGCGGGGTCCGGGGTCGCGGGTGGCGCGCTCGCGGGCGACGGGAGCATCGTGCTCGACCTGTCCGGCCTTGACCGGATCACCGAGCTGCGGCCGGACGAGGCGCTGGCGGTCGTGGAACCCGGTGTCGTCACCGCCGACCTGGACGCCGCCGCCGCCGCGCACGGGCTGCGGTACGCGCCCGACCCGGCGAGCGCCGCGTTCTCCACGATCGGCGGCAACATCGCCACCAACGCGGGCGGGCTGCGGTGCGTCAAGCACGGGGTGACCCGCGACGCGGTGCTCGGGCTCGACGTGGTGCTCGGCGACGGGTCGCTGGTCAGCACCGGGCGGCGCACGGTCAAGGGGGTCACCGGGTACGACCTGACCGGGCTGGTCGTCGGGTCCGAGGGCACGCTCGGGGTGGTGGTCGGGGCGACGCTGCGGCTCTCGCCGCTGCCGGTGCGCACGGCCACCGCCAGCGCGTTCTTCGCGACCGCCGAGGACGCCGTCGCGGCGGTGACCGCGCTGCAGCGCGCGGGCGTCCGGCCGTCCACCGCCGAGCTGCTGGACGGGCCGACGCTGCGCGCCATCGACCAGGCGCAGGGCGGTGACCTGCACCGCAGGGGCGAGGTGTTCCTGCTGCTCCAGACCGACGGCTTCGGCGCGGAGCAGGAGCTGGCGGAGGCGGCGCGGGTGGTCCGGCCGCTCGCCACCGCGCTGGAGACCACCACCGACCCCGAGGTCGCCGCCCGCCTGGTGGCCACCCGGCGGGCCGCGCTGCCCGCGATCGAGCGGCACGGGCGGGTGCTGATCGAGGACGTCGCGGTGCCCAGGAGCCGGATCGCCGAGACGATCCGGGCGATCGGGGGCATCGCCGAGGCGACCGGGGTGCGGATCTTCGTGTTCGCGCACGTCGGCGACGGCAACCTGCACCCGATCGTGCTGGCCGACAGCGCGCCGCCGGAGCGGGTGGGGCGCGCGGTCGCGGCGATCTTCGAGCAGGCGCTGGCGGTGGGCGGCACGCTCACCGGCGAGCACGGCGTCGGCGCCCTCAAGCGGCCCTGGTTGGCGGCGGAGCTGGGCGAGCCGGTGCTGGAGCTGCACCGGCGGATCAAAGCGGTGTTCGACCCGGCGGGCGTCCTGAACCCCGGCAAGGCCATCGGCTGATGACGCACCACGACCTGGGGAGCAGAGCATGACCACCTCGTACGACAACCCCGCCCACCTGGGCCCGCGCGGCACCGTCGTGGTGCTGCCGGGACGGGGTGAGGGCGCCGCCGTGTACGAGCGGCTGGGCGCGCGCCTGGCCGCGGACGCCTACCGCGTGCGGATCACCGCCGACCCGGCGCTCGACCCGGCCGGGGTCGCGGCGGAGGTGAAGGCGGTGCTGGGCGACGAGGAGGACGCGCCGAGGCCGCACGTGCTGCTCGGCTCGGACGCGGGCGCGCTGTTCGCGGCGCTGCTGCTGGCCGAGGGCGCGGTCGCGGCGGACGGCGCGGTGCTGGCCGGGCTGCCGGTCGGGGACCGGGGCGAGGGCCATGGCGGGGAGCGGGGTGGGGACCGGGTCGGGGAACCGGTAGACGGGCGGACCGCCGACTGGGAGTCCGAGCTGGACGCCCGCACCGCCTGCCCCGCCCACCGCGCCCGCCTCTCCGACGGGACCGCGCTGCACCGGGGCAGCCTGCGGACCGCGCCTCCCCCGGACTGGGCGGAGCGGGCCGCGCCCGAGGACGTGGTGGTCCCGGTCCTGGGCCTGCGCGGCGCGGACGACCCCCTGACCGGCGCGGACGCCTCCCGCGACTGGTTCTCCCGGCTCCCGGACGGCGAGCTGGTGGGCATCGCGGGCACCGCGCACGACGTGCTGAACGACCGGACCCACCGCACCGCCGCCGCCCTGGTGGTCCGCTTCCTGGAGCGCCTGCGCCTCGGCCCCGGCCTCCCGGAGGCCGAGACCACCGAGGTGCCCCGAGGGGCCAGGTAGGCCCGGCGTCCGCCCGGTCACCCTCCGCAACGGCCGGGACCTGCGAAAACCCCGAAATCGTCGGTGCCCGCCGCTATCGTCCCGGTATCGGGTCGCAGGGGGTCTGGCATGGGTGGGCGGGTGTCCTCGGAGGACGTCTACGTGATGGGCGGGGCGCAGGCGCGGCAGGTCCTGCCGCGCCGGGGTGACGGGCGCGCGGGGCGCGCCCTGACGCCCGACGCCGCCGAGCGGGTGCGCGGGCTGATCGCCGCCGCGCGCGAGTCGCTCGCCGAGGACGGGCGCGGCGTCGCGCTCGCGGGCGCCCTGGAGGAGCACCTCGCCGACCCCGGCCCGGTCGGCGCCGGGATCGCCCACCGGGTCGTGGAGCACGCCTCGGGGACGTGGCAGGCCGAGGAGACCGCCTGCTTCGTGGACGCCTGGGTCGCCGAGCACGGGGTGGTGTTCGCCGCCGAGGCGGCGCTGTGCTCCGCGCTGCACCGGGTCGACCGCGACGGGGCGCTGACCGACCGGTTCGACACCGAGGCCGTCGAGTGGAGCTGGGCGGGGCACCGGCCGCTGGCCCGCGTGCGGCACGCGCTGGCCGCCGCCTCGGACGCCGAGCACGCGGCGGTGGTCGAGCGGGTGGCCGCGCACCGGGGCACGCTCAGGGGCCGCACCCTGGCCGCGTTCCTGCTGCCCACCGAGACCGGCTGGGTCGGGCCGCTGTTCGAGGAGCTGTCGGGCCTCAGGTCCGCGTTCATCACGCCCTGGTTGTTCCTGGGCTCGGTCGGCGACCGGGAGTGGTTGGAGGCGCTGGTGGACCGCTGCCCCGTCGAGGGGGTGGTGGCGCCGTCCTGGGTGCTGCCGACCCTGGTCGACGCGGTGGGGCCCGAGGGCGTGCTGCCCACGCTCGTGCGGTGGCTGCCCCGGCTGCCCGCGGCGGCCCGCAAGCGGGTGCTCGGGCTGGTCGCGGAGTTCCCGCTGGACGAGGCGTTCACCGTCCTGGCCGGGCAGGGGCCGCTGGGCGTGAAACCGCTGCGGGACGCGGTGAGGCGCTTCCCCGAGCGCGCCGCGCGGTTGGCCCCGGCGGAGCTGCCGCCCGCGCCCGCCGACCCGCTGCCGCAGGCGCGCGCCGAGGAGCCTGCGCGGTTGCCGCGCCCGCTGGTCGACCCGCCGCGGGAGGTCGCCCCGGTGGTCGAGCAGGTCGTGGTGCCGGGGTTGGCGCCGATCGACCGGCCCGGCGTGGTGTGGCGGCCGGGTGAGCGCGAGGAGTGGCTGGAGCAGGAGCTGTTCTCCCTGCCCACCGACCCGGTCGAGCCCGCCGACTGGTCGCGGGCGCTGGACGGGGTGGCGCGCGCGAACGACGGTCAGGCCGGGCACCCGGTGCTGCTGCTCGCGCCCGAGGAGCTGGCCCGGCCGGTGGTCGCGGCGTGGCGGCCGGAGAACGCGGACGGCTTCTGGGTCTGGGGCTTGCGGCTGGTCGCCCGGTTCGGGGTGGACGCGGCGGGCGTGGTCGCGCACGTCGGGGCGACCCGGCGCGATCGCGCGCACGAGGTGGCGGTCCCGCTGGTGAGCGCGGCGATCGCGACGCTGTTCGCCGAGTGGGGCGACCGGCTCAGGTCCATGCGCGGCCCGGCGGCGGCCTACTTCGCCCGGCACGGCGTGGAGGCGGCGCGCCCGCTGGTCCCGGCCGCGCTGGGGGCGCGGGAGGCGCCGCGCCGGGCCGCCGAGCGGGCGTTGCGGCTGGTCGCGGACGACCTCGGCGAGGAGGCGGTGCTGGCCGCGGCGGCCGAGTACGGGCCGGAGGCGGAGGCCGGGGTGCGCGCGCTGTTCGACCGCGACCCGCTGGCGCTGCTGCCGCGCACCCGGCCGTCGACGCCGGAGTGGGCGGACCCGCTCGCCCTGCCGCCCGTGCTGCGGCGCGACGGCGGTCCCGCGCTGCCGACCGCGGCGGTGGCGAACCTGCTGGCGGTGCTGGCCGTTCCCGACGAGCGCGCCCGGCGCGCCGGGCTGGTCCCGGTGCGCGAGGTGTGCGACCCGGCGTCGCTGGCGGCGTTCGGCCGGGCGGTGCTGCGCGCCTGGCTGGCCGAGGGCGCGCTGCCCGCGGGTGGCTGGGCGCTGACCGCGCAGGGCGCGATCGGCGACGACGAGACCGCGCGCGAACTGGCCGGGCTGATCGACCGCTGGCCGGGCGAGGGCGCGTCCCAGCGGGCGGCGACCGGGCTGGACGCGCTCGGCGCGATCGGCACGGACACCGCGCTGCGGGCCGTGGACCTGTTGGCGCGCAAGGGTTCCACCAAGGGGCTGCGGGAGCGGGCCGCGGAGGCGGTCGCCCGCGCCGCCGCAGGCGCGGGGCTGGACCCGGAGCAGCTGGCCGACCGGCTGGTCCCCGACTGCGGGATCGGCGCGGGGGTGGTCCTGGACTACGGGCCGCGCTCCTTCCCGGTCGAGTTCGACCGCACCCTGACGCCGCTGGTGGTCCTCCCGGACGGCGGGCGCCGCAAGAGCGCGCCGCCCCCGGCCGCGACCGACGACCCGGAGCTGGCCGCCGCCGCGCGCTCCCGGTTCTCGTCGCTGCGCAAGGAGATCACGAAGGTCGCCGGCGAGCAGGCCAAGCGGCTGGAGCGGGCGATGGTGGAGGGGAGGCGGTGGCGCGGGGCCGAGTTCCGCGCGCTGTTCACCACCCACCCGCTGCTGTCGCACCTGGCGCTGCGGCTGGTGTGGGCGGTGTTCGCCGAGGACGGGCCGAGGCCGTTCCGCCTGGCGGAGGACCGCACGGCGGCCGACGTGTCGGACGCGCTGGTGGAGCTCGCCGACGACGCCGTGATCGGCCTCGCGCACCCGCTGCACCTGGGTGGGGCGATCCCGGCGTGGTCGGAGCTGTTCGCCGACTACGAGGTGGTGCAGCCGTTCCCGCAGCTGGGCAGGCCGTGGGCGGCGCTCACCGAGGGCGAGCGGGCGGGGTCGGCGCTGTCGCGCTTCGCCGGGGAGAAGGCCGCTCCGGGCAGGCTGCTGGGGCTGATCGGCAAGGGCTGGAGCCGGGACGGCTCCGCCGCGCCGTCCGCGCCGCCGTGGCTGCGCAGGCGCCTGGACGAGGAGCGCTGGGTGCTGCTGGACCTGGACCGGGGGTTGCCGTTCTCGTCCTTCGAGCACCTGCCGCACCTGCTGCTGGGCGAGCTGCGCCTGTCGGCGACCGGTGGTCCGGGCCGCGATCCGGGCGACCCGCCGTTCGGCGGGCTGGACCCGGTGCTGGTGTCGGAGCTGCTGTCGGACGTGGGCGGGACCCTGGCGCGCTGACCGGCCGGGCGCGCGGGTCAGGCGGGCGGCTCGGGCAGCCGCTCCCGCCGGTGCTCCTCGGCGAGCCGGAAGAACACGTCGAGCGGCTCCTCGTCGCCCGCGTGCTCCTCGATGGCGCGCGCCCAACCGCGTTCCAGGGCCCAGCCGAACCGCTCCCGCAGCCAGTCGGAGAACGCGCGGCTGCCGCCGAAGGGGTGCGGTTCGGCGATGCCGTGCACCTGCAGGGCCACGCCGTACCCCCACAGCGCGGTTTCCAGCTCGCGCAGCGACCGGACCCACGTGCTGGGTCTGGCCTGCACGTCCCGCAGCACGTCGTAGACGTCGTCGCACTCGCTCAGCGGGCGGAGCGGCGGTCGGGCGCCGGGGGTTGTGGACGTGCCCGGATCCTGCGGAGCGGCGAAGCCGCGCTCCCCGGCGCGCAGGCCGAAACCGCTGCGGTGGAACACCAGCGGGGTTCCGGGGGTGTGCGCGGCGGAGTGCAGGCGCAGCAGGACGATCGTGTGGTCGCCCGCCTCCACCCCGCGCTCCGGGGACGCCTCGAACCACGCCACCCCGTCGGGCAGGGTGACCGCGCCGCCCTCCCCCACCACCGCGTCCAGCCCGGTGAAGCGGCCCTCGGCGGGACCGGCGAGCTGCCGGGCCACCGGGCCGTGGTGGTCGGCCAGCACGGTCACGCCGATCCGGGCGGCCCCGCGCAGCGACGGCCACGTGCGGGAACCCGTGGCGATCGAGAACGACACCAGCGGCGGGTCGAGGGAGACCGACGTGAACGAGCTCGCGCACAGGCCCACGAGCCCGCCGTCGACCTCGGCCGCCACCGCCACCACACCGCTCGGGAACGCGCCGAACGCCGCCCGCAACCGCGCCGGGTCCAGGCCCGCCCCGCGCACCGCGCCCGGCAGCGCCGTCCGGTCCGAACCCGCTCCGCGCACCGCCTCCAGCACCGCCGCCCGTTCACGTGCGACCTCGTGCCCCATGGCGCTCCCCTCCCCGGTTCCGACCCGCGGTCCACCCCACCCTCGCCCTCGCCGGCGCGCCGCGTCCAAGAGCGTTCCTCGATCGCTTCCCATGCGGGAGTGCGATGGATCGATCCCGGTCAAGGGGTGGCGCGGACGAGTCCCACATGCCGGCAGCGGCGCCCCGCGGCCACCGGGGTCGGCTCTAATCGGGGGCATGGCGAACTCACTCGACCTCGAACACCTGCGGACACTGGTCGCGATCGCCGAGTGCGGTGGGTTCGGCAAGGCGGCTGCGGTCAGGCACATCAGCCAGCCCGCGCTCAGCCAGCACGTGCGGCTGCTGGAGCGCGGCCTCAAGCGCAAGCTGTTCGAGCGGGACGGCCGGAACATGCGGTTCACGC encodes:
- a CDS encoding FAD-binding oxidoreductase, coding for MSLDGLTGGLSSWSTDPAELARASTDRSGSAPIGTPRLVVFAQSVAEVQRTVAHAAAHGVPVVPRGAGSGVAGGALAGDGSIVLDLSGLDRITELRPDEALAVVEPGVVTADLDAAAAAHGLRYAPDPASAAFSTIGGNIATNAGGLRCVKHGVTRDAVLGLDVVLGDGSLVSTGRRTVKGVTGYDLTGLVVGSEGTLGVVVGATLRLSPLPVRTATASAFFATAEDAVAAVTALQRAGVRPSTAELLDGPTLRAIDQAQGGDLHRRGEVFLLLQTDGFGAEQELAEAARVVRPLATALETTTDPEVAARLVATRRAALPAIERHGRVLIEDVAVPRSRIAETIRAIGGIAEATGVRIFVFAHVGDGNLHPIVLADSAPPERVGRAVAAIFEQALAVGGTLTGEHGVGALKRPWLAAELGEPVLELHRRIKAVFDPAGVLNPGKAIG
- a CDS encoding alpha/beta fold hydrolase domain-containing protein; its protein translation is MTTSYDNPAHLGPRGTVVVLPGRGEGAAVYERLGARLAADAYRVRITADPALDPAGVAAEVKAVLGDEEDAPRPHVLLGSDAGALFAALLLAEGAVAADGAVLAGLPVGDRGEGHGGERGGDRVGEPVDGRTADWESELDARTACPAHRARLSDGTALHRGSLRTAPPPDWAERAAPEDVVVPVLGLRGADDPLTGADASRDWFSRLPDGELVGIAGTAHDVLNDRTHRTAAALVVRFLERLRLGPGLPEAETTEVPRGAR
- a CDS encoding DUF4132 domain-containing protein, producing MGGRVSSEDVYVMGGAQARQVLPRRGDGRAGRALTPDAAERVRGLIAAARESLAEDGRGVALAGALEEHLADPGPVGAGIAHRVVEHASGTWQAEETACFVDAWVAEHGVVFAAEAALCSALHRVDRDGALTDRFDTEAVEWSWAGHRPLARVRHALAAASDAEHAAVVERVAAHRGTLRGRTLAAFLLPTETGWVGPLFEELSGLRSAFITPWLFLGSVGDREWLEALVDRCPVEGVVAPSWVLPTLVDAVGPEGVLPTLVRWLPRLPAAARKRVLGLVAEFPLDEAFTVLAGQGPLGVKPLRDAVRRFPERAARLAPAELPPAPADPLPQARAEEPARLPRPLVDPPREVAPVVEQVVVPGLAPIDRPGVVWRPGEREEWLEQELFSLPTDPVEPADWSRALDGVARANDGQAGHPVLLLAPEELARPVVAAWRPENADGFWVWGLRLVARFGVDAAGVVAHVGATRRDRAHEVAVPLVSAAIATLFAEWGDRLRSMRGPAAAYFARHGVEAARPLVPAALGAREAPRRAAERALRLVADDLGEEAVLAAAAEYGPEAEAGVRALFDRDPLALLPRTRPSTPEWADPLALPPVLRRDGGPALPTAAVANLLAVLAVPDERARRAGLVPVREVCDPASLAAFGRAVLRAWLAEGALPAGGWALTAQGAIGDDETARELAGLIDRWPGEGASQRAATGLDALGAIGTDTALRAVDLLARKGSTKGLRERAAEAVARAAAGAGLDPEQLADRLVPDCGIGAGVVLDYGPRSFPVEFDRTLTPLVVLPDGGRRKSAPPPAATDDPELAAAARSRFSSLRKEITKVAGEQAKRLERAMVEGRRWRGAEFRALFTTHPLLSHLALRLVWAVFAEDGPRPFRLAEDRTAADVSDALVELADDAVIGLAHPLHLGGAIPAWSELFADYEVVQPFPQLGRPWAALTEGERAGSALSRFAGEKAAPGRLLGLIGKGWSRDGSAAPSAPPWLRRRLDEERWVLLDLDRGLPFSSFEHLPHLLLGELRLSATGGPGRDPGDPPFGGLDPVLVSELLSDVGGTLAR
- a CDS encoding flavin reductase family protein: MGHEVARERAAVLEAVRGAGSDRTALPGAVRGAGLDPARLRAAFGAFPSGVVAVAAEVDGGLVGLCASSFTSVSLDPPLVSFSIATGSRTWPSLRGAARIGVTVLADHHGPVARQLAGPAEGRFTGLDAVVGEGGAVTLPDGVAWFEASPERGVEAGDHTIVLLRLHSAAHTPGTPLVFHRSGFGLRAGERGFAAPQDPGTSTTPGARPPLRPLSECDDVYDVLRDVQARPSTWVRSLRELETALWGYGVALQVHGIAEPHPFGGSRAFSDWLRERFGWALERGWARAIEEHAGDEEPLDVFFRLAEEHRRERLPEPPA